Proteins from one Emys orbicularis isolate rEmyOrb1 chromosome 2, rEmyOrb1.hap1, whole genome shotgun sequence genomic window:
- the LOC135874509 gene encoding phosphoglycerate mutase 2, translated as MGRCCCSCHRAGLSGHAALPALKMSTHRLVIVRHGESTWNQENRFCGWFDADLSEKGAEEARCGAQALREAGYEFDICYTSVLKRAIRTLWAILDGIDQMWLPVVRTWHLNERHYGGLTGLNKAETAARHGEEQVKIWRRSYDIPPPPMDEQHLYYQVISKERRYAGLKPGELPTCESLKDTIARALPFWNEEIVPQIKAGKRVLIAAHGNSLRGIVKHLEGMSDAAIMELNLPTGIPIVYELDKSLKPTKPMQFLGDEETVRKAMEAVAAQGKVQK; from the exons ATGGGGAGGTGCTGTTGCAGCTGCCACAGAGCTGGGCTCTCCGGGCACGCTgccctccctgctctgaagatGTCGACCCACCGGCTGGTGATCGTGCGCCATGGCGAAAGCACCTGGAACCAGGAGAACCGCTTCTGCGGCTGGTTCGACGCTGACCTGAGTGAGAAAGGAGCAGAGGAGGCGCGGTGCGGGGCCCAGGCCCTCCGGGAGGCAGGCTACGAGTTCGACATCTGCTACACCTCGGTGCTCAAGAGGGCCATCCGCACCCTCTGGGCCATCCTCGATGGCATCGACCAGATGTGGCTGCCCGTGGTGCGCACCTGGCACCTCAATGAGCGCCACTACGGGGGCCTGACCGGCCTCAACAAGGCCGAGACCGCCGCCCGGCACGGCGAGGAGCAGGTGAAGATCTGGCGGCGCTCCTAcgacattccccctccccccatggatgAGCAGCACCTCTACTACCAGGTCATCAGCAAG GAGAGGCGCTATGCAGGCCTGAAGCCCGGGGAGCTGCCCACGTGTGAGAGCCTCAAAGACACCATCGCCCGCGCCCTGCCCTTCTGGAACGAGGAGATTGTCCCCCAGATCAAAGCCGGCAAGAGGGTGCTGATCGCCGCCCACGGGAACAGCCTGCGCGGCATCGTCAAGCACCTGGAGG GGATGTCTGACGCCGCCATCATGGAGCTGAACCTGCCGACCGGGATCCCCATCGTGTACGAGCTGGACAAGAGCCTGAAGCCCACCAAGCCCATGCAGTTCCTGGGTGACGAGGAGACCGTGCGCAAGGCCATGGAGGCTGTGGCGGCCCAGGGCAAGGTCCAGAAGtga